The proteins below are encoded in one region of Chrysemys picta bellii isolate R12L10 chromosome 4, ASM1138683v2, whole genome shotgun sequence:
- the LOC112059105 gene encoding transmembrane protein 217 produces MMIILCPVGFCGITLKAGATVVAVYMILVTNIYLIFEVGHLERAMTDMAQIKPFNLTEVGKMLPYCYYTAITLAVMTYPVCVFLIYSVPKRLYMGMFAYVAWITFYDPVNCLIVALAYQVSKEAWFSLSPLEWFGLATRSPMDCFWLSFVVTYALMVIESKGQGRLSLRMRRSSRIVSEPPRFRLGSTARKGVRGGIGAVRWAPFSRVSYRWR; encoded by the coding sequence ATGATGATCATCTTGTGCCCGGTGGGGTTCTGTGGCATAACCCTCAAGGCCGGGGCCACTGTAGTTGCTGTCTACATGATCCTAGTGACCAACATCTACCTGATCTTTGAGGTTGGCCACTTGGAACGAGCAATGACGGACATGGCACAAATCAAGCCCTTCAACTTAACCGAAGTGGGGAAGATGCTACCGTATTGCTACTATACAGCCATCACGCTGGCTGTCATGACCTACCCGGTGTGCGTCTTCCTCATCTACTCAGTCCCGAAGCGGCTCTACATGGGCATGTTCGCCTATGTCGCATGGATCACCTTCTATGACCCGGTTAACTGCCTCATCGTGGCCCTGGCTTACCAGGTCTCCAAAGAAGCCTGGTTTTCCctcagccccctggagtggtttgGGCTGGCCACCAGGAGCCCCATGGATTGTTTCTGGCTCTCCTTCGTTGTCACGTATGCCCTGATGGTTATTGAAAGCAAAGGGCAAGGAAGGCTGTCGCTCAGGATGAGGCGGAGCTCTAGGATCGTGTCAGAACCGCCCAGGTTTAGGTTGGGCTCCACTGCTAGGAAAGGCGTGAGGGGAGGTATTGGAGCAGTACGTTGGGCCCCATTTTCACGTGTTTCCTACCGATGGAGATGA
- the LOC135983258 gene encoding transmembrane protein 217-like, with amino-acid sequence LARTEPGEVSPISRGGCHFNLTEVGKMLMYCYYTAITLAVMTYPVCVFLIYSVPKRLYMGMFAYVAWIIFYDPVNCLIVALAYQVSKEAWFSLSPLEWFGLATRSPMDCFWLSFVVTYALMVIESKGQGRLSLRMRRSSRIVSEPPRFRLGSTARKGVRGGIGAVRWAPFSRVSYRWR; translated from the coding sequence ttagccaggaccgagcccggggaggtgtcaccgattagccgggggggGTGTCACTTCAACTTAACCGAAGTGGGGAAGATGCTAATGTATTGCTACTATACAGCCATCACGCTGGCTGTCATGACCTACCCGGTGTGTGTCTTCCTCATCTACTCAGTCCCGAAGCGGCTCTACATGGGCATGTTCGCCTATGTCGCATGGATCATCTTCTATGACCCGGTTAACTGCCTCATCGTGGCCCTGGCTTACCAGGTCTCCAAAGAAGCCTGGTTTTCCctcagccccctggagtggtttgGGCTGGCCACCAGGAGCCCCATGGATTGTTTCTGGCTCTCCTTCGTTGTCACGTATGCCCTGATGGTTATTGAAAGCAAAGGGCAAGGAAGGCTGTCGCTCAGGATGAGGCGGAGCTCTAGGATCGTGTCAGAACCGCCCAGGTTTAGGTTGGGCTCCACTGCTAGGAAAGGCGTGAGGGGAGGTATTGGAGCAGTACGTTGGGCCCCATTTTCACGTGTTTCCTACCGATGGAGATGA
- the LOC135983257 gene encoding transmembrane protein 217-like: LARTEPGEVSPISRGGCHFNLTEVGKMLMYCYYTAITLAVMTYPVCVFLIYSVPKRLYMGMFAYVAWIIFYDPVNCLIVALAYQVSKEAWFSLSPLEWFGLATRSPMDCFWLSFVVTYALMVIESKGQGRLSLRMRRSSRIVSEPPRFRLGSTARKGVRGGIGAVRWAPFSRVSYRWR; the protein is encoded by the coding sequence TTAGCCAGGACCGAGCCCGGggaggtgtcaccgattagccgggggggGTGTCACTTCAACTTAACCGAAGTGGGGAAGATGCTAATGTATTGCTACTATACAGCCATCACGCTGGCTGTCATGACCTACCCGGTGTGTGTCTTCCTCATCTACTCAGTCCCGAAGCGGCTCTACATGGGCATGTTCGCCTATGTCGCATGGATCATCTTCTATGACCCGGTTAACTGCCTCATCGTGGCCCTGGCTTACCAGGTCTCCAAAGAAGCCTGGTTTTCCctcagccccctggagtggtttgGGCTGGCCACCAGGAGCCCCATGGATTGTTTCTGGCTCTCCTTCGTTGTCACGTATGCCCTGATGGTTATTGAAAGCAAAGGGCAAGGAAGGCTGTCGCTCAGGATGAGGCGGAGCTCTAGGATCGTGTCAGAACCGCCCAGGTTTAGGTTGGGCTCCACTGCTAGGAAAGGCGTGAGGGGAGGTATTGGAGCAGTACGTTGGGCCCCATTTTCACGTGTTTCCTACCGATGGAGATGA